The Caballeronia sp. TF1N1 genome includes a window with the following:
- a CDS encoding amino acid ABC transporter permease, which translates to MFSLDFAPLLPYWPTFLLGAWLTLKMTCVAVFFGLILGMFVAFAKRAKVPVLTRLCIIYIEAVRNTPFLVQIFLLYFGLASIGLRMPTFAAAALAMTINIGAYAAEIIRAGLESVPRGQIEAAECLGLSRWRIGWNVMLQPSIEKVYPALTSQFLLMMQASAIASQISAEELTAVANTVQSDTFRSLETYIVVALLYLGLSLIIKLIAWAVGEHLFKRRRAIRLAAKRAGKTPPDSPRIDTVIPGGAA; encoded by the coding sequence ATGTTCTCTCTCGACTTTGCTCCGTTGTTGCCGTACTGGCCGACGTTCCTTTTAGGCGCGTGGCTCACGCTCAAGATGACGTGCGTGGCGGTGTTCTTTGGCCTCATCCTCGGCATGTTCGTGGCATTCGCCAAGCGCGCGAAGGTGCCGGTGCTGACGCGCCTCTGCATCATCTATATCGAGGCGGTGCGCAACACGCCGTTTCTCGTGCAGATCTTCCTGCTGTATTTCGGGCTGGCGAGTATAGGCTTGCGCATGCCGACCTTTGCCGCGGCTGCGCTCGCCATGACCATCAACATCGGCGCTTATGCCGCCGAGATCATTCGCGCGGGTCTGGAATCGGTGCCACGCGGGCAGATCGAAGCAGCAGAGTGCCTGGGTCTTTCGCGCTGGCGCATCGGCTGGAATGTAATGTTGCAGCCCTCTATCGAGAAGGTTTATCCGGCGCTCACGAGCCAGTTCCTGTTGATGATGCAAGCCTCGGCGATCGCTTCGCAAATCTCCGCCGAGGAACTGACCGCCGTTGCCAACACCGTGCAGTCGGATACCTTCCGCTCGCTTGAAACCTATATCGTCGTCGCGCTGCTCTATCTCGGGCTGTCGCTCATCATCAAGCTCATTGCATGGGCTGTCGGTGAGCATCTGTTCAAGCGGCGCCGCGCCATCCGTCTTGCCGCAAAACGCGCGGGCAAGACGCCGCCGGACTCCCCGCGCATCGATACCGTCATTCCCGGAGGTGCGGCATGA
- a CDS encoding amino acid ABC transporter permease, translating to MSGGFTASHFVYLVQSIGWTLVLSMLAFVLGGIGGFLVMLARISPRLWLARTAIVFIEAIQGIPLLILLFIVYFGLSVYGYQVPALVAAGLALMVYSSAYLGDIWRGCVEAMPKPQWEAAECLSLSRWQSLRLVIIPQAMRLALPPTVGFLVQIIKMTSLASVIGFIELTRAGQIINNSIFQPFLIFGLVGAFYFVLCYPLSRWSQSMENKLNVSNR from the coding sequence ATGAGCGGCGGATTCACGGCATCGCATTTTGTGTACCTCGTGCAATCGATCGGCTGGACGCTGGTGCTCTCCATGCTTGCGTTCGTGCTCGGCGGTATCGGCGGATTCCTCGTCATGCTGGCGCGCATCTCGCCGCGCCTCTGGCTCGCGCGCACAGCCATCGTGTTTATCGAGGCGATTCAGGGCATTCCGTTGCTGATCCTGCTCTTCATCGTGTACTTCGGGTTATCCGTGTATGGCTATCAGGTACCCGCGCTCGTTGCGGCGGGTCTTGCGCTGATGGTTTATTCGAGCGCGTATCTCGGCGACATCTGGCGCGGCTGCGTCGAAGCCATGCCCAAGCCGCAATGGGAAGCCGCCGAGTGCCTGTCGCTGTCGCGCTGGCAGAGTCTGAGGCTCGTCATCATCCCGCAGGCGATGCGGCTTGCCTTGCCGCCCACGGTGGGCTTTCTCGTGCAGATCATCAAGATGACTTCGCTCGCCTCCGTGATCGGCTTTATCGAACTCACGCGCGCAGGGCAGATCATCAACAACTCGATCTTTCAGCCGTTCCTCATCTTCGGACTGGTCGGCGCTTTCTATTTCGTCCTGTGCTATCCGCTTTCGCGCTGGAGCCAATCGATGGAGAATAAGCTCAATGTCAGCAATCGTTAA
- a CDS encoding amino acid ABC transporter ATP-binding protein, producing MSAIVKVDEVYKSFGSNQVLKGVSFDVNKGEMIAVIGASGSGKSTALRCIDRLETIDQGQIEVCGIRVDDPKVDLHLLRREVGIVFQSYNLFPHLTVEENIMLALRHVKKLSRDEARRVALNVLEQVGLGQKADAYPEQLSGGQQQRVAIARSLAMNPKVMLFDEVTSALDPQLTGEVLRVMEDLAADGMTMLLVTHEMAFAKRVADRIIYMHQGKVWEVGDGSMLDAPRTPELRAFLNNGL from the coding sequence ATGTCAGCAATCGTTAAGGTCGACGAGGTCTACAAGAGCTTCGGCTCCAATCAGGTGCTGAAAGGCGTCTCGTTCGATGTCAACAAGGGCGAGATGATCGCCGTGATCGGTGCGAGCGGTTCCGGCAAGAGCACGGCGTTACGCTGTATCGATCGGTTGGAAACCATCGACCAAGGGCAGATAGAGGTATGCGGCATTCGCGTGGACGATCCGAAGGTGGATCTGCATCTCTTGAGGCGCGAAGTCGGCATCGTGTTTCAAAGCTATAACCTCTTTCCGCACCTAACGGTCGAAGAAAACATCATGCTCGCATTGCGGCACGTGAAGAAGTTATCGCGTGACGAAGCGAGACGCGTCGCGCTCAACGTGCTCGAACAAGTCGGGCTTGGGCAGAAGGCCGATGCCTATCCCGAGCAATTGTCGGGCGGACAACAGCAACGCGTGGCGATCGCACGATCGCTCGCGATGAATCCCAAGGTCATGTTGTTCGACGAAGTGACCTCCGCGCTCGATCCGCAACTCACGGGAGAAGTGCTGCGTGTCATGGAAGACCTCGCGGCCGATGGCATGACCATGCTGCTCGTCACGCATGAAATGGCGTTCGCCAAGCGCGTGGCGGACCGCATCATCTATATGCATCAGGGCAAGGTGTGGGAAGTGGGCGATGGCAGCATGCTCGATGCGCCACGCACGCCCGAATTGCGAGCGTTTTTGAACAACGGCCTTTGA